Genomic window (Lynx canadensis isolate LIC74 chromosome D3, mLynCan4.pri.v2, whole genome shotgun sequence):
GGCCAGATGCGTCCTCACCTCTCCCGATCCGGTGAGACCCACTAGATTGATCTTGCCTGGTTTAAGTCAACAAGAAGGAACATAAACGTGTGTTAAGAGGGCATGTGGGCAGACACAAGTCTTTATCATAGTCTGTTTGGAAGCGACTAGGGAAAAGacgaggaggcagaggaaggagagggggaggtaggagatgagagagaagagatggaGAGTCAGGTAGTgatggagagaaggggacacacagGGGGGAAAATGGACGAACTGGGGCTTGATGGATTTTAAACGGGAGCGATCACATCCTGCTATTTCTCTGGGGCGGGAGATCCGTTTGGAGTCAACCTGGATACTGAGGTATTTGGCTCCTGTTTAACTACTGTTCAGAGCTCCCCACACGCTGGGATCCCGAATCCCTCGTCGAGACTCAAGAAGTCTGCAGTTGCCCTTTGCACAGGAGGCATGCCCGCGGCCACTGGAGAGGGGGCCTCAGGCTTGCGGCCACAGGAACCACATCAAGAACACTTCAAAGACGGATGCAGTCAAGCCACACTCGGCACTGGCTCCCTAGGCCACATTCTCTAACCCTCCACACAGCCTCCAGGTGGGACAATTAACGAGAAGCTTCTGCACAAGTCCTTGGCCGACGCACTGGCATTCCTGGATTAAGTAAATCAGAAATAAAGTCAATATTAATACACAAATAATGATGCAATTGCATTTGATAAGGacagaaatgaacatttttataatgcTTCGAAATGAACAATGAGCCTATTACTGTCTGTATATTTGAAACGGAAATGACATACATTGTTTTTATGTATCCAGTCCATTTCACGTGTCTATAGGCTAAATCTCAATTTATATCAATGACTGTGATCTGTAGCTTAATAAGCTTATCATTTTTATCTGCACTGTGGCTAATGGACTGGTGGTAGCTTAATAAGCTTATCATTTTTATCTGCACTGTGGCTAACGGACTGGTGGTCTGTTACAACAGCAGCCGGCAGCTTCCAGGAAAAACAGTTGATTTTCATCATCTGTGCCGAAGACAAGAGTCCTGCTTGGTTCATGGAGAAATCAATATATTCTTTGAGAGTCTCCTCTATAGACAGAAAGCCCTGCGCCTCGCTCAGCATTTACTTGTTGGTAGCATTTCCTCCTCTCCAAGACGAGACTGACAATTTTGCCTAAATACATGAACATTCCACGGCCGCAGTCTCATGTCGCGGGAACAGTAAGTGAACACAAACAATGAGTTCTCATCCATGAGACCCTCTTGGGACTAGAGCATCCTTATTGACAAAAATGATTTTGATCCTTCTCTTCACTCATCGTGCGGCCCCTCCTGCGACTCGATGTCACAACACACGCCAAATAACAGTGTGCAGTCGAGGCAGGGAGGGATGCCCAGGGCGAGGAAGGAAGTCTGGGTTCTCTAGTTGATGAATGTGGCCTTTtcggcttttttattttttaatccctcAGATctcaaagtattaaataaaacCAATACATGTTAAACAGTGTATgagttatttgcatttcttttacctgtttttttgtttttgttttttttttttataaaagctcACCACAGATTCTGGGAATAAGGGGAGAGGAAAGTTTATCAAAGATCTTGGTATTATGATTACCAACCAGAGAAGTGATAATATTTTTCTAGGTTGGGTGGGGAATACAGACACAGGATATTGATGGAAAAGGGGACACGGGGCCTCAGCGAAGACAGAACCTTCCCTAGCAGCTACACATAAATGACTGAGAGCTGGTAGCATAAATGGCACACGGGGAAACCCCAGGTGGGGTCAGGAAGCCGCCCTGGACGGTCAGTGGACACCTGCACACTATCCACCGCAACTGATGAAGGCAAGTGTTTGTTCGGAGCCGCACACGCGGGAGTTTCCAAGTAAATGGTCACAGCGTTTGCAGCCAAAGAAATGTTTTATCGTGAAAATACTCTTGCCTAAAAGAACGGAGCTGTCTCCAGTCAAATCAATAGATATGCATGCGGCCACCTACTGTGATTCTAGTAACTATTTAATCAGAATGatacttttctttgcatttttgtggTCATGTTACGACGTGGTCTTGCCAGTTGGTTGTTCCATAAACCATTTTTTGCTgccacatacgtgtgtgtgtgtgtgcacaaccCTGAAGAGCGGTGTATTTTCCTTCTGCCGACCCTGCTCCTGGAGGTATGTCAACCTTCCAGAGGCATCTAGGTAAACgttatttcagttattttgtttCACTGATGCAGGGCTGCTTTGGGACACCAGGGGGCTACACCCGCAGATTCTGTTTCTTATTGTTGTCGTACCAGAAATTCCGCAGCTTTTTCAGTCACCTTCTAAGTGATGTGCTGCCTATGCATTAGAACTACATGTTTCTGAGGCTTggatttaacaaacatttttcgAGAACCTACTCTTTCCAAACAGTCCAAGAACTGGACATCCAAAAACGGAAACGGTGCCTTCTGTAACTGCAGTCTGAAGGGAAGACTGGCGACACACtggtgttatgcccagaattcgtgatccccaaagaccaccagggagccgagtctgatgcaaaagcaaaagagcctttattcgagctagctcgagctcaaccTCCTACCTGCACCAACGCAGCAGTGAGATGCCGGGGGGAGAGAGCGCGAGtgtcaaaagcacaaaggttttataggtaTCATGGCCTTAGCTGATTGGCTGGAGAAGGGTCGTGGCCtgagccgattggctggggaagggtcgtggcctcagccgattggctggggaaggatagAACAATGGCTGCCAAGgtgtggtcccagatcagcaattatcagcatcacctggatcTTGTTAAAGATGCAAATGTTGGGCCTGGTGGtcacagacccactgaatcagaaactctgggggtggggctcagcaatctgtgtttgaacaagtcttccaggagattctgatgcacctgaagTTTCAAAACCACTGTGTCTGAGGATCTCTaacatgtttggcctcagtgtatacagaacatttctcactggtcacctattAACCATTGGCTGTGAGCCTTGCTGTGCTATATGAATACCTAGcaccaaacaccatccccagagactctgattaattggtttggggaggggtaaaatgctcccaggtcattctaagcctggacagggttgagggctcctgcctctggcccctacctgagagaagccctccctcttctactcacactttccatgcctctcacactccccttcctcccacctcagactTCGGAAGAATGCATCAATCGGTAAGTTACTTAAGGGGAGGAGGCGTGTTCTGAGGTTTGAGCAGGAACTTCTTTCTGCGGCCAAGTTGGGGACATAGTCACTAGTCAGCCGGCCTAGGTCTGGTCTTTCACCGGTAGCTGCAATATTGTTGAAACACCTTCCACACCGCCTCACAGAATCCCTACAAAAACCGTAGGTAGTAGTATTGCCCTAATTTGAGAGAGGAGCAAACAAAGCTGTAGCAAGGTGAAGATGCACGAAAGGCAACGTGAAGTAATAAACACCCAGGGTTCACTTCCCTGGCTGAGGTCACACAAAGCAGATGGCTTTAGCCGACGCTTTTGGTTGCCCCCAGAATGGTGGGTCCCAAAAGCTATGTTCGTGTTCAGATCTCAAGTGCATATCATCTTATAAGGCaaaagatgtgattaagttaaggatcttgggTTGCTCGGTTCAGCCTTGAACGTGTGGTGTTGAGGACTCAGCCGCCCTGGGTGTCCGTGGGAGGGAGCACGGCGGCCCCGGGCTTCAGGCCCCTGCTGCCGAGGCTTTGTCATGACGTCTCACACTCGAGGGGCCCAGGGTTGACCGGTTTCATGGTGATCACCTCGAGCGGGAAGGAAAGCGTTATTTCCTTAGTGGGTCTCCCTCAGTCTGCCACCGACTCCTGTTTTTTGGCCTCTAGTCTCTGTCGCATCTGTGCTATGGCGAGCGCTGGGAGGTGAACCCAGTGGGAATCACAGGACGTGGCTTCCATACCCCTCGTGGGGAGCAGTCCCTCACCCTTCTGCCACACAGGTGCACCCAGGAGGCGCTGAAAGACTGAACGCCTGAGTGAGAATTCCTGTTTCTGGTTCCTGGGACTAATGAGGCCCCACACCGCTCATCAGTTAAATGGGAGCCCCTGGTCAGCCCACGTGGCTGTGCGGCCCCAGTGAGATCATGCAGGTAAGGGGTACTTTCGGCTACGCAAACATACGGCCTGCGAATGTGGGGGGTTTGGCTTTTTTGGCACTGCTAAGGAGCGGACATAAAATATGCATTGTGTCCCCAAGGTTTGCGTGGAACTTTATGGAATTCTGTAGATGGTGTCTGAAAACGCTACTGAGGGAAGGAGATATCTTACCCAGTTAAAGTGCAGCCTCCGTAACTGCTTTGGTTAAGAGAGGAATGTGCACGTGGCCCAGTGTTAAGAAAATTCCAAGTGGCCGACAATGTTTACCAGCAAAATACACACACGTCTTAACCCATCAGTGATATGTTTGAACACGAGGATATAAAGAAGTGAGCCCGTGGAGGGGGGCCTGAACAGGGTGGCTGGACCCacgctgggggcgggggagcccaTGTAGGGAGCTGGGGAGACTCGGGCACAGCACGGGGGCCAGATTTCGTCATGAGGGCTTTTGCGAAGGAGACTCAGCCTGATCCACAGCTGAGGGTCCCTGAAGGGTGTGGGCAGGGTCAGAGCGCAATCAGATCTGGTTTTAGAAAGCCTCACTGCTTGAGCAGcgaggaggggagatgggcagagacgGTGACTTAGGAGAGGATGCTGACAGCCCCTCGGAGCACCTACCATGGGCAGGGGGTAGGGATGGATTAAACACTAAGGAGGAAAAACAGATGTGTAGCCAAAATTGTAAAACTAGATACAGCTTAGGATACGGAGAGAgtaagtgaaggaaacaaatacaaaggTATTACGGGCTTGGGTGTATCTGTTAGCACAGGGAGTCTGGAGAGACCCCAGCATTTGGTGTAACAAGGGAAGTCGAATCTGAGACGAGGCTGAAGGACCCACTTCGGCCTGGAACACGAGCCTGGTGGGGGAAGTGCTCTCGCGTTTCCATCCTGAAACGCCGGACACATCATTTCAGGTAGGGGTGGGTCCGAACCCTGAGGGCCCCAAGTCCTTGGCAGTTTTCGGAGTTTTCTGTAAGAAAGGGGAGAATACCCAGTGCAGCACTGGGCTTTGGGGTCTGTGGCAGTGAGGGACCCTGCGCTTAAGCTTTGCTGACTTCCGCATACATTTGCCCGTGTGTGGTGGCAGGTGGCCAGCCCTGTCCCCGTCCCCGGCCTGAGATCGTGTCTGCGACCAAGCCCACGTAGCCCCCCTCCTGCCCGAGGTACCATTTCCCCAGAAGTGGGCTGGTCTTCCCCTGCACTCCTTCACGGAGTCTGCCGCAGAGGTACGCATCTCCAAGCagtattttattcacttttgtgtGTTTCTGGGCTTCCTAAACATGGTGTCACAAGCACGTATTACTTTGCAACTCACCTTCTTTGCACAAAGTATTTGTGAGATTTCAGCGTGCTGACGTATGTGGCTGGCATTGGTTCCTTTTCCTCATTGTCTCCTCTTCGCACGGCACCGCGACCTGTGCTCACGTGGGCACCGTGTCCTCCGCTCACAGGGTGCCGAGTTGTCAGTCCGTccgggctgctctaacaaaaggCCACAGATGGACAGGTTTACTGCTCACCTTCCTGCAGGCTGGAGGTGCGAGATCAGGGGGCCtgtggggcccagggaggggcagacttctctctgtcctcacGTGGTGGACGGTGGACGGGTCTAGGAAGCTGTCTGGGGTCTCTTATAAGAGGGGTCTAATCCCATTCCTGGGGACCACACCCTCACGGCCTAATTGCCTCCAAAGGCCCACAGGCTGCCCAGCAAGTGCTGTTGGATCCCGTCCCAGCAGCAAAGAGCTCCCTGGCTCCATTCGCCTTCTTTCACCAATCTGGCAGATGGAAACCAGTAATCCACACTGCACGTTCTTCAGTGAGGCCGGAACATCCTCAGAATTTCATTAGCGTGATGTGTTCTCCTGTGTGCTGAGAACCTTCCTGGGCTTCTGCCCGCTTTGGCACTCGCTTGCTGCTTTTCGCTTGCTCACTGGCCGGCTGGGAGATCTTAGTATGTTCTGAAAAGTAATGCTTTCTTTGCTATGTGTGCCGGAACGTTTTCTCATTAGTGGcttactttttttctgattaagttCTTCATCTTAAAATCACCCTTTTCCATCATGGTTTCTAATTTTGTGTCTTGCGAAATCCTGTCCAAAAATGTCACAAGGACCATCTAAGTTGCAAGGTGTTAACCTACCCAATCGGATGCCTGTGTGGTGTGAGGCAGAGATCCCACTCCGTCTTCCCACCTGGGtaccaggcgccccagagctgtTGGATGAACACGGATCCTTCCTGGTGGAGGACCGGCTTCCACATGTGTGGTCCATCTGGGTCCGTGGCTGCAGGAAGCCACACGAAGTCACTCACTGCAGCTTTCCGGTGAGAGCTGCCATCTGGGCGGACAAGGCCTCCCTGATGGCCTGTGAGGCTCACACTCGTCGGGTGGCCCAGCGGCCTCATACCAGTGCATCCAGCTCTCGGCCTTGTCCGTCCCCGAGCTGGCGGATCGCACGTGTGTGCAGGGGACCATCTTACACACTTTCTGGGTCTGGTCTCACCTTGGCCACCACCCCCTGCTCAgtcccctctcctgtcctccgGTTGCTATTCCAGACCTTCACCCCCTACCCCACTCTGAGCATCTTGACAACTGCCGGCAGACTTGGGCTGACCAGCTGGGGACACTCCACCTTTTCCCCCCACACAGACTTCCCTGCCTGGGCTGccgtcctgcctccctccttttctgctcCGAATCCAGCCCCAGGGACCTTGCTCTATCCTTGTCCCTTTTCTTCCCTGCACTTCACAGTTTCCTCGCTGGCTTCCTTTTCTAGGTCCCCAGATTTCTTTCATCTTCAACAGTGCAAGAAAAATAGGATGAAACAAGTTCAAAATTCcaagcagaaacagaaatcctTTTGGCAGTGTGTGTCAAGAATTCTAGGGAACCAGAGGTGTGGGGTGACgcaccctcccctctgcccccgcaTGCCCCCCTACACAGCCCCCTCACCCCATCGGCCTCAGCTGCTTCCTCCCTGCGGGGCTTTCGAGTTCCTTCTGTAGGCGGGACAGTATCCTGAGCATCAGACCTAAATGTTCCGTTGCTTCCAGACCTGCCACCTGGCTGCCTCAGGTGCTCATCAAGCTCGATGTGGAACTTCCTATCGTGCACCCCCTCCCCGAATTCTTCCCGTGCTCGCTCCAGGCAGACCTGAGGGCTACTCTGGACAATGCCCTCTTCACCCACTTGCTGGCAAAGTCCTGTGCTCCTACCCCCTAAATATGTCTCCAGATTGCCCGTATATATACTGCAGAAAAAACAGAACCGTCATCACCCAGAAAGGCATTCCACACACGCTTGCTCATTGGTCTCCACGCTCCTCAGGCATTTAAGAGGTGTGCATGTTCTGAAGGGCGTGGGGACACTCCATGATGCCATCTGTTGTCGGGTGCCTGCACCTGCCTCTCCTTCGGTCGTCCTACCAGCCAGGACGGTGGGATCTGACGTGGCTGTGCCATCTGTACAGGCCCACGCACCTGGTGAGGGCCAGTCCCCCAGGTCTGCGGGCGTGGGCTCCTCCCACTGCATACACCGTGTTCCAGCTCGCTGAGGAAGCACAGCATGTACTAGGTTACTACAAGCCATGCCGCGTGTGCAGCCTTTCCACAGCAATCCTGGAGAGGGTACCTTGTGCATCTGTGAGCTGAACTTCCTTCAGTCCTCAAATGCTTTCACGTGTTCAAGATTCCAAAGTATATGGAAGCTACTTCTGACATCTTTTTGTTACTTTTCACAGATTTTATACAGTTACACaacataaaagcataaaatactgAACTCGTTTTCCTCATTTACATGGTATAAAGCGTTTAATAACAAAAATCTCTTATCGTGAAAGATGATGTTCACTAGAGCAGAAACACTGTCCATGATCGATTCAGAGAGAACGTAAAATACATTCCATTTCATGATTTTGCCGTCTACAGGAAAATCGCCACTTCAGTGTGTCTAAATGCAATTACTACCCTTACACTCACTTTTATGAGCCGTGTGTTCTTTCTTGTCTTACTCTGCAGACtcgggaggagaggggggagaccAGCCTGCGGGTGTGCGGGGTTCCACATCCCCCCCCCAGAAGCCGCGCGTGCCTGAGTCCCGCGATCCCCTCAGGATCGATTGTCTTCGATGACAATAGTTCTTCCAGGGAAGGACTCAAGTTCAACAAATATGTATCGAAATTCATATTCGCCACTTTCTGggttctgaaaaacaaacatatttccAGGTGTTACTTCTCTCCCCAGCACCTACGTCCTGCTGCATCCGGGCCCTGAGTCCCCACACAGTCCCCGCCGTGGTCCCCACACCTCTTTCACTTCGAGATGCACTGTTCCTTGCTTCCCAGGCTCGGAGCCCTGGATGTAGAACTTCACACGCATGTGTTTCAGCCCATCCTTGACGTACTCAATGAAACTGCCGGGAAAATGAAAGAGCGCGGCCTGAATGGCCTGCATCTAGAACTCATCCGAGCTCTGCCCATACGAGCGACCCGCGGTACCTGACGTGCTGCCTTCGCCCGCGGCGGGTCGCCTCCCCGTAGCCCTTCACCGGCTCACCAAAGACACTGATCACCTGTGGGACACACCGGCTCTGTAAGGGCGCCTTCTTGTAAGCTTCCCAGGGAAACAGTTTTTGACAAATCAAGtcagttttgagaaaaaaaaaaatcattaaacctGCGACCCTTTCAAAATGACAACTCCAACGAGAACACGGGACAAAATGAAATTACGCAAAACCCTCCCACAAAGAGAGGGAAACGGGACTTCACTGTGTGACCTGTGGTTGCAGAGCAGTGGAGGCCGAAGCCACATTGTTCTTTCTTCCCGCAGAAAATCCAAACGCCACGAAGTGTTCAAATGGTTGGACGTTTTTAGTGAAATTTATCTAACGGGGTCTAATACTAAAAGCTACAAGAACAAAACATTTCTTGAGTCACTAAacacagtgaaataaaacaaGTACAGGTTTCGGCAGCTACGTGGACGTTCGCTTCACCACTTTGCTTTTGACAAAGACCTACGTGAACAGCTGTTCTGAGAAAAATCCAAAGGATTCTGGCGTTTACGAAATGGTAGCTGCCTCCTCACTTGAGGAGAGCAGGGGAAACCCTAACAACGATCTGTTTACAACAAACCAGACCCAGAGGCATGAAAGTGATTCCGAAGGGAAAACTCACAATCACGTGGAAACGTAGTTTTTACTGAATTTAAGGTGCAAATACTCTGGAGCCTTTCCAAAGAAAGAACTAGAACTGGAACGTTCTGTACTCCCTGCTGCTTTTCCACTTACTCAGCGCtgggtctccctgcctcctcctccaccGTTCTCACAGGCCCAGAGTCCAACTACAAGAAATCCACAGATTTAAGAGAAAGATGCCAGAGACCGTTAGCCTGAGGTCTTCTCCCTGACAGGACTGGAAAACCGGTGGAGCGAGCGGAGTGGGGGCCCCAGGGAAACCGGTCAGGGTGGCTTCACATGTGTCCCCTCACTGGGCAGTGCGTGGTCTATCTCAGGCATCACTCCCGGGTCTGTGCACAAAACCGCCCCGGTGGTTATGGTGCCATCTGCCATCTTCCTTCCCAGGACGAGGACTAAGATTTCAGTGAGCAGTATTTTTCAATGCTGAAGCTTTCCACCCAGGGGGGTAGGAAATCGGGCACTTCACAGGCTTTCTATTTGTGACTGGAAAGCACCACAGAAAGCCCTCTTTCTGGACAGGACCCGTAAGAGAATCGAGGCAACTTTTCCACATGTCGGCCGCCTCCAGGAATGCTTTACAGGCTGTGCTTAAgtgcacaggctttggagtcagataaacttgggctcaggtcctgaccggCCCACTTCCTGCTCAGCGATCTCAGTGGGGCTACCTGATCTCCGAAGTGTGGGTCTCCCCTTCTGCAAACAGCAGAATACTATCTAACACACATGGTTTTTGTGAGATCCAAGAAAGACGCGCTGAGCCTAGTGCCTGGTGTCTAATGTGCCCAAGGGTCAATAATTCTTAGGATCAGGAGGTCGTGAATCAGGCTTTTTAAAAGACTAGAAACGTCACGTGAGTTTAAAGGTCTAAGCACTTAATGTCTACGGCAACTGGTAAAGTGCCTCTCTTGCATAATTAGGATGAAATCCCCCTGCAGGCCTTTGGGCGACGGGGGTCTTGAAGCCTGTCAAGTATGGAACAGAGAGCTAAAAACAATCACAATCCAACCATTATGCCTTTGTTATCACCCAACCACCACTAGCCTCAGAACCAAAGTGGGTTCCGCCCACTTCCACCCACCGACGTTTCTCAGCATCCTCAGAGCATGTGTAACTCGATCCCGAGGACTCACCTCTGGATGTGATCTGCATTTTTCTAAGGCTTTCCCATAGATCTTATTAGGACTGGACGAAGAAAACAGTTCTCTGAAAATCGTGTAAAACAAGCCACCTGAAAATTGTAGAGAAAGGGGATCAGGCAAAGCAAGAGCAAGACAAAGGAGGAGTCATAACGATTTTGGGGGTGTTCTACTTGCCGTGTCTGACCTGTGATGCCGATTCCAAGAAGAACCACCACCAGGTAGGTAAAATCTCTCCCAGCTTCCTTCACTGTAACGAGAAAGCACCGCCCAGTTACGCCTGCGCCCTGCGAGCTCCTGCTCCAGCGCTTTCGGGGGGTGAGCCCACACGCGGGACCCCTGCGCTCTGTTCTGGGGCGCAGGATCCTGGTTCTGGGAGGCCCAACCACCTGAGCTCAAACTTGGTCTTGGCTCTTCACGGCCACGTTCCCGCCCAGTGGGCGGGCCACCTCCTCCCCTGGCCGCACACGATAAACACAGAACGGGATTTGCAACAGGAACTCGCCCGGCCACACAGATTTGTGAATCAAATGACTTAGAAAATGGGGAATCTGCACAGATACTGCACTTTCTGTTTTCAACGCTGATAAAGATGAGTGTGTGGACTAAACAGAAGCTCTGAGAGCGAAATGAATCCAAGGTGTCACCATGGGACGCGGCACACATGTGCACGTATTTGCATGCGCTGATGGAAGGATCCACACGTTTGAGCTGTTTTACCATCACAGTCACAAATGCACCTTCTTCACTGGTGCTGAAAATGTGACTCACGGCCCGATGTTCTATCTATAGGTTAATTTATTGGCCGCAGTAACAACACAGATTTCTGGAATATAAATTTACAgacttttcagaaaaacaaaatgttaacagtggttgttgctattgttttctcCAAGTTCCCCTTCTGTACACTGAGCTTCTATTACTTCATTACAAAATGAAACTTACTTAAAAGCACTCTAGCAAAGAGTAATCCTCAACTCCTCCAGTACAGGTTCCTAACCACAAAGAGGgtggttattatttttattcaataaaataataataataaataataataaataaataataaaaataataagagggtggtggttatttttttattcaaaaaataaaaagactgcaTCGGCCCAAAC
Coding sequences:
- the TIMM21 gene encoding mitochondrial import inner membrane translocase subunit Tim21, translated to MICNFLRAVQCAEKLRRSSGKRLFLPHLVLNKACLKTAPTLSWGLREPKKTVRPKCAPDVTQKTIWTQGQSPPRAKEDSSKQVSVHRETGETIVSTSQKVKEAGRDFTYLVVVLLGIGITGGLFYTIFRELFSSSSPNKIYGKALEKCRSHPEVISVFGEPVKGYGEATRRGRRQHVSFIEYVKDGLKHMRVKFYIQGSEPGKQGTVHLEVKENPESGEYEFRYIFVELESFPGRTIVIEDNRS